One genomic window of Polyangium aurulentum includes the following:
- a CDS encoding L-2-amino-thiazoline-4-carboxylic acid hydrolase, translating into MTSLQPIASRVFSELDAWRPDFQEALAKREGEEAARAILEAARAKAEGMLASVPDPGVLAPQMRVFTISGLLYVALYLALAARGYDAPRAWEICEEATRLHFARMRGAERKLASAGMFSWPMKALTRWLGRRSKRAPIGGWEFDYVEGDGTFDYGTDYRRCAIRDLAVAHGAAEFAPYICTADIAGSEEFGWGLQRTQTIAQGGERCDFRFRKGGATEVRVRLPMIGKGD; encoded by the coding sequence ATGACGTCTCTGCAGCCGATTGCGTCCCGCGTTTTTTCGGAGCTGGACGCCTGGCGTCCCGATTTCCAGGAGGCCCTGGCCAAGCGGGAGGGGGAGGAGGCGGCGCGGGCGATCCTCGAGGCTGCGAGGGCGAAAGCGGAGGGGATGCTCGCGAGCGTCCCCGATCCGGGCGTCCTCGCGCCGCAGATGCGGGTCTTCACGATCTCGGGGCTCTTGTACGTGGCGCTTTACCTGGCGCTCGCGGCGCGGGGTTACGATGCCCCCCGGGCGTGGGAGATCTGCGAAGAGGCCACGCGCCTGCATTTCGCCCGGATGCGTGGCGCCGAGCGGAAGCTGGCATCTGCCGGGATGTTCTCGTGGCCGATGAAGGCGCTCACGCGTTGGCTCGGGCGCCGCTCCAAGAGAGCCCCGATCGGCGGCTGGGAATTCGATTACGTGGAAGGCGATGGCACCTTCGACTACGGCACGGATTACCGGCGCTGTGCGATTCGCGATCTGGCGGTTGCGCACGGCGCGGCGGAGTTCGCGCCGTACATCTGCACGGCCGACATCGCCGGGAGCGAGGAGTTCGGCTGGGGGCTCCAGCGCACGCAGACGATTGCGCAGGGCGGGGAGCGATGTGATTTCCGGTTCCGCAAAGGGGGCGCGACGGAGGTTCGCGTGCGGCTGCCGATGATTGGGAAGGGCGACTAG
- a CDS encoding MFS transporter, which yields MILDLGPLRRHRNFRLLFIGQLVSFLGSMVSYVAVPVQVQALTQSQAIVGLLSGVQLVPLFVFGLWGGSVADALDRRRLMIVSEIVMCLGAVALALNAALPRPSVAAVFAISFVMQAANAFHRPAMDALGQKLVTVPELPAASALGSLRGSVGAVAGPALGGWLVSAGGAFTGYAFDAVTFGIAVLCVWQMRDLPPMEAESEAGWGSIVAGLRYAKTRPELVGTYVVDMVAMAFAFPIALYPSMSEGWGGADAAGYLFSAMPAGALVISLFSGRAKNLRRQGAAVVCAAALWGAFIVGFGLSRSLWVALGFLVLAGAADAVSGIYRMTIWNQTIPNTMRGRLAGVEMISYLSGPLLGNARAGAIAEATSNMLSVVSGGIICVVAVAACAFILPAFWRYERPEVGESEPVAVG from the coding sequence ATGATCCTCGACCTCGGACCGCTGCGTCGCCACCGGAACTTCCGCCTGCTGTTCATCGGGCAGCTCGTCTCGTTCCTCGGCAGCATGGTGAGCTACGTCGCCGTCCCGGTGCAGGTGCAGGCGCTGACGCAATCGCAGGCGATCGTGGGCTTGTTGAGCGGGGTGCAGCTCGTGCCGCTCTTCGTGTTCGGCTTGTGGGGCGGCTCGGTGGCCGACGCGCTCGATCGGCGCCGGCTGATGATCGTGTCGGAGATCGTGATGTGCCTCGGGGCGGTGGCGCTCGCGCTGAACGCGGCGCTGCCGCGGCCGAGCGTCGCGGCCGTGTTCGCGATCTCGTTCGTGATGCAAGCGGCGAACGCGTTTCACCGGCCGGCGATGGACGCGCTCGGGCAGAAGCTCGTGACCGTGCCGGAGCTGCCCGCGGCGTCTGCGCTCGGCTCTTTGCGCGGGAGCGTGGGCGCGGTGGCGGGGCCTGCGCTCGGCGGTTGGCTGGTGAGCGCGGGGGGCGCGTTCACGGGCTATGCGTTCGACGCGGTGACGTTCGGCATTGCGGTCCTGTGCGTGTGGCAAATGCGGGATTTGCCGCCGATGGAGGCGGAGAGCGAGGCGGGTTGGGGGAGCATCGTCGCGGGCCTTCGCTATGCGAAGACGCGGCCGGAGCTGGTGGGCACGTACGTGGTCGACATGGTGGCGATGGCGTTCGCCTTTCCGATCGCGCTCTATCCGTCGATGTCCGAGGGGTGGGGCGGCGCCGACGCGGCGGGGTATCTCTTTTCGGCGATGCCGGCCGGGGCGCTCGTGATCTCGCTCTTCAGCGGGCGCGCGAAGAACCTGCGCCGTCAGGGCGCGGCCGTGGTGTGCGCGGCGGCGCTCTGGGGGGCGTTCATCGTGGGCTTCGGGCTCTCGCGGTCGCTGTGGGTGGCGCTCGGCTTTCTGGTGCTGGCAGGGGCCGCGGATGCGGTGAGCGGGATTTACCGGATGACGATCTGGAACCAGACGATCCCGAATACGATGCGCGGCCGGCTCGCGGGGGTGGAGATGATAAGCTACCTGTCGGGGCCGCTGCTGGGCAACGCGAGGGCGGGCGCGATTGCGGAGGCGACGAGCAACATGCTGTCGGTTGTATCGGGCGGCATCATCTGCGTGGTGGCGGTGGCGGCGTGCGCGTTCATCTTGCCGGCGTTCTGGCGGTACGAGCGGCCGGAGGTCGGGGAGAGCGAGCCTGTGGCCGTGGGCTGA
- a CDS encoding HEAT repeat domain-containing protein, with translation MISIESLRWTSRDEVGAELLPLLDDESSPWHLPAARLVAFLAPRSLVPAYVRIALDRGRGFWIRICALRALARSGEAIAEDALAALLAEDPPAPAPAALFPSAPTTPSLVELLPLARGPSRLSLVLAHLAQKPPAFVRALLLESVTLADKPSPEVERWLVDRWLEDLAGRAPDDEDAEVARAALDAYPEVKGVLVAHWSRAARDDRFFWDLYFHPDLVDLLVTDEAARAEAARALVSSPWALREVLGAEAIRRAVIEAVRAKSAALVRSEEPPAPYRYRGALDWLEFNDPDLAAELLADETLAPVVRAELGVALLHKRRHLALRALVRGGEPGHRPLVRALLRAVAVNPCGQDLAELRGCLDLPDPAAQYRALDLLDALAEDGPAVREALSRLASHDDPRLRVRALGALARRGHGESLRALVEAARSASEVCVRAEALRRLGALDAARDHFKVFEQALRSDHASDGAGLHTPAAEQAAIALGAVFGGEALTALMRGYLVAPGELAEMAIESAMAVVMEELTGTARSAAERREEIVARDGGVTVGWTPFDGREVGVEG, from the coding sequence TTGATTTCGATCGAATCCCTGCGCTGGACATCGCGCGACGAGGTCGGCGCCGAGCTGCTCCCGCTCCTCGATGACGAAAGCTCGCCCTGGCACCTGCCCGCGGCGCGGCTCGTCGCCTTCCTGGCCCCGCGCTCGCTCGTGCCCGCGTACGTCCGCATCGCCCTCGATCGCGGCCGCGGCTTCTGGATTCGCATCTGCGCGCTGCGTGCCCTCGCCAGAAGCGGCGAGGCCATTGCAGAAGACGCGCTCGCTGCGCTGCTCGCCGAAGATCCCCCCGCGCCCGCGCCCGCCGCGCTCTTCCCCTCCGCGCCCACGACCCCGTCCCTCGTCGAATTGCTCCCGCTCGCGCGCGGCCCCTCGCGTCTTTCGCTCGTCCTCGCGCACCTCGCGCAAAAGCCCCCCGCGTTCGTGCGCGCGCTGCTGCTCGAAAGCGTGACGCTCGCCGACAAGCCTTCGCCGGAGGTCGAGCGCTGGCTCGTGGACCGCTGGCTCGAAGACCTCGCGGGCCGCGCTCCCGACGACGAGGACGCCGAGGTCGCGCGCGCGGCCCTCGACGCGTATCCCGAGGTGAAAGGCGTGCTCGTCGCGCACTGGAGCCGCGCGGCGCGTGACGATCGGTTCTTCTGGGATCTGTACTTTCATCCCGATCTGGTCGATCTGCTCGTGACCGACGAGGCGGCCCGCGCCGAGGCCGCGCGCGCCCTCGTTTCATCGCCGTGGGCGCTTCGCGAGGTGCTCGGGGCCGAGGCGATTCGGAGAGCCGTGATCGAGGCCGTGCGCGCGAAGAGCGCGGCGCTCGTTCGGAGCGAGGAGCCGCCTGCGCCGTACCGATATCGTGGCGCGCTCGACTGGCTCGAATTCAACGACCCGGACCTCGCGGCCGAGCTGCTGGCGGACGAGACGCTCGCGCCCGTCGTGCGCGCGGAGCTGGGCGTCGCGCTCTTGCACAAGCGCCGCCACCTCGCCTTGCGCGCGCTGGTCCGGGGCGGGGAGCCGGGGCATCGGCCCCTGGTGCGCGCGCTCTTGCGTGCCGTTGCGGTGAATCCTTGCGGGCAGGATCTCGCGGAGCTGCGTGGATGCCTCGACCTGCCCGATCCTGCCGCGCAATATCGCGCGCTCGACCTGCTGGATGCGCTGGCCGAGGATGGCCCCGCCGTGCGGGAGGCGCTTTCCCGTCTCGCGTCGCATGACGATCCTCGCCTGCGCGTGCGCGCGCTGGGCGCCCTGGCGCGACGTGGTCATGGCGAGAGCCTGCGCGCGCTCGTCGAGGCGGCCCGGAGCGCGTCGGAGGTTTGCGTGCGCGCGGAGGCGCTCCGGCGGCTGGGAGCGCTGGATGCGGCGAGAGATCATTTCAAGGTTTTCGAGCAAGCGCTGCGATCCGATCACGCGAGCGACGGGGCGGGATTGCATACGCCTGCGGCGGAGCAGGCGGCGATCGCGCTGGGCGCGGTGTTCGGTGGGGAGGCGCTGACGGCGCTGATGCGAGGGTATCTGGTTGCGCCGGGTGAGCTTGCGGAGATGGCGATCGAGAGTGCGATGGCGGTCGTGATGGAGGAGCTGACGGGGACGGCGCGATCGGCGGCGGAGCGGCGGGAGGAGATTGTCGCGAGGGATGGAGGGGTGACGGTGGGATGGACGCCGTTCGATGGGCGGGAGGTGGGGGTGGAGGGTTGA
- a CDS encoding DUF4846 domain-containing protein: MRWTLVGAWVVSALVGVSTIACRSHAERPAEVTPEPRTDVGAAVPPQKAQPVVPPKSSPAEPARDRFAQYAWLADAKAGEPAPVDTLEARIPPKKGYTRLPVAPGSFGAFLRGLPLAAPGTPVVSYAGDVIREADHPNVAAVAALDVGRQDLQQCADSILRLHAEWRFSSGGRDQAYRAASGLSLSFPRYVQGERLRVSEGKPTLVLGARPSEPTHALLRTWLDDVFGWTNTGALVRDARKVELSDLRAGDFFVVAGSPYGHAVLVLDVAKDAQGRRALLLGQGFVPAQSFHVLRPSGEDEAWFALDEEAGAIKTPFWAPFPFSALRRIDGEGQGS; this comes from the coding sequence ATGAGGTGGACGCTGGTGGGCGCGTGGGTGGTCTCGGCTCTCGTTGGGGTCTCGACGATTGCGTGTCGCTCGCACGCCGAGAGGCCGGCCGAGGTCACGCCAGAGCCCCGGACCGACGTCGGCGCGGCCGTGCCCCCGCAAAAAGCGCAGCCGGTCGTCCCGCCGAAGAGCAGCCCGGCGGAGCCCGCGCGCGATCGGTTCGCCCAATACGCCTGGCTCGCGGATGCAAAGGCGGGCGAGCCCGCGCCGGTCGACACGCTGGAGGCGCGGATTCCGCCGAAAAAGGGGTATACGAGGCTGCCCGTCGCGCCCGGGAGCTTCGGCGCGTTCCTGCGCGGCCTGCCGCTCGCGGCGCCGGGGACGCCGGTCGTCTCCTACGCGGGCGACGTGATCCGGGAGGCGGATCATCCGAATGTCGCCGCCGTCGCCGCGCTCGACGTGGGCAGGCAGGATTTGCAGCAATGCGCGGACTCGATCTTGCGCCTGCACGCGGAATGGCGCTTCTCCTCCGGCGGCCGCGATCAGGCCTACCGCGCCGCGAGCGGCCTGTCGCTCTCGTTCCCGCGCTACGTGCAGGGCGAGCGGCTGCGCGTGAGCGAGGGCAAACCCACGCTCGTGCTCGGGGCCCGGCCGTCCGAGCCGACGCACGCGCTCCTGCGCACCTGGCTCGACGACGTATTCGGCTGGACGAACACGGGCGCGCTCGTGCGGGACGCGCGCAAGGTGGAGCTCTCCGATCTGCGCGCGGGCGACTTTTTCGTGGTGGCGGGCTCGCCTTACGGGCATGCGGTGCTCGTGCTCGACGTCGCAAAGGACGCGCAGGGCCGCCGCGCGCTGCTGCTCGGACAGGGGTTTGTCCCGGCGCAGAGCTTCCACGTCCTGCGGCCGAGCGGCGAGGACGAGGCGTGGTTCGCGCTGGACGAGGAGGCGGGCGCGATCAAGACCCCGTTCTGGGCCCCATTCCCGTTCTCGGCGCTGCGGCGGATCGACGGCGAGGGGCAGGGGAGCTAG
- a CDS encoding c-type cytochrome, whose product MPALLALAALGACKGREKPPRAVAGGNAELGRQAIQKYGCGTCHTIPGVEGAAGKQAQILLGFADRGDIAGMTSNLPENLVRWIQRPQDIYPRAKMPSLGVPEKDARDIAAYLYTLKAE is encoded by the coding sequence TTGCCGGCGCTCCTCGCCCTCGCGGCGCTCGGGGCGTGCAAGGGGCGGGAAAAGCCGCCGCGGGCGGTGGCCGGCGGCAACGCGGAGCTCGGCCGTCAGGCCATCCAGAAATACGGCTGCGGCACTTGCCACACCATCCCGGGCGTCGAGGGCGCGGCCGGGAAGCAGGCGCAGATCCTCCTCGGCTTCGCCGATCGGGGCGACATCGCCGGCATGACCTCCAACCTGCCGGAGAACCTCGTGCGCTGGATCCAGCGCCCGCAGGACATCTATCCGCGGGCCAAGATGCCGAGCCTCGGCGTGCCCGAGAAGGACGCGCGCGACATCGCCGCCTACCTGTACACGCTCAAAGCCGAATGA
- a CDS encoding S9 family peptidase: MTTGKPNHTPLPLEAVVTDPLPGVAIPGELGFSPDDRLITFLWSPDKSLTRALYALDPATGARRALALPAGGGATEDNISLEEKLRRERARQRELGITQYFWARSAQRILVPLRGALHVMDGPDAPLRALLEGGPSPALTPTLSPDGNWVGYVQDAELFVIPFEGGAPRMLTRGARGTGKTNGLAEFVAQEEMRRREGFWWSPDSRHIAFAEVDETHIAVYRIVHQGKEKAGAEAQEDHRYPFSGEPNARVRLGVVSIDGGEPVWMDLGEDPDIYIARVEWMPDGRLTAQIQNRTQTTLELWQFDPRTGARVRLLVRETTDVWVNLHDLFWPLERADHAYAGGFLWASERTGFQHLYLHDREGTLIRPLTAGEWMVDAIAGVDEKKRVVYFLGTRDGATEKHLYVVSLDGGEPRRITVAPGMHHVIMDHGCARFIDIHDGRGLPPSVSLCRAEDGSRMASIHEERDPRIDALGLTPPEIVSLKSRDGVTLHGALYRPPAHFGPGPHPTIVQVYGGPHVQLVTSGFAPTIYMRAQHLRSLGFVVFILDNRGSARRGVAFEGAIKHDAGRVEVEDQVDGVGWLVEQGLADPGRVGIYGWSYGGYLAAMALCRAPETFKAAVSGAPVTHWDGYDTHYTERYMGLPADNPEGYARSSVMHHVDAMRGKLLLVHGLIDENVHFRHTARLINALIRAKKPYDLLLFPDERHMPRARADRLYMEERIRDFFVANL, encoded by the coding sequence ATGACGACAGGCAAACCGAACCACACCCCCCTGCCCCTCGAGGCGGTCGTCACCGATCCGCTGCCCGGGGTCGCGATCCCAGGCGAGCTCGGCTTCAGCCCCGACGACAGGCTGATCACCTTCCTCTGGAGCCCCGACAAGAGCCTCACGCGCGCGCTCTACGCGCTCGACCCCGCGACGGGCGCGCGACGAGCGCTCGCCTTGCCCGCGGGCGGCGGCGCGACCGAGGACAACATCTCGCTCGAGGAGAAGCTCCGCCGCGAGCGGGCCCGCCAGCGCGAACTCGGCATCACGCAATATTTCTGGGCCCGATCCGCGCAACGCATCCTGGTGCCGCTGCGCGGCGCGCTGCACGTGATGGATGGCCCCGACGCACCCCTGCGCGCCCTGCTCGAAGGCGGCCCGTCGCCCGCGCTCACCCCCACGCTCTCGCCCGACGGCAACTGGGTCGGGTACGTGCAGGATGCCGAGCTTTTCGTCATCCCCTTCGAGGGCGGCGCGCCGCGCATGCTCACCCGCGGCGCGCGCGGCACGGGCAAGACGAACGGGCTCGCCGAGTTCGTCGCGCAGGAGGAGATGCGCCGCCGCGAAGGCTTCTGGTGGTCGCCCGACAGCCGCCATATCGCGTTCGCCGAGGTCGACGAGACGCACATCGCCGTCTATCGCATCGTCCATCAGGGCAAGGAAAAGGCGGGAGCCGAGGCGCAGGAGGATCATCGCTATCCCTTCTCCGGAGAGCCCAACGCGCGGGTGCGCCTCGGCGTGGTCTCGATCGACGGCGGCGAGCCCGTCTGGATGGATCTCGGCGAGGACCCGGACATCTACATCGCGCGGGTCGAATGGATGCCCGACGGCCGGCTCACCGCGCAGATCCAGAATCGCACGCAGACCACGCTCGAGCTGTGGCAATTCGACCCCCGCACGGGCGCCCGCGTCCGCCTGCTCGTGCGCGAGACGACCGACGTGTGGGTGAACCTGCACGATCTCTTCTGGCCGCTCGAGCGCGCCGATCACGCCTACGCGGGCGGCTTTCTCTGGGCTTCCGAGCGCACGGGCTTTCAGCACCTGTATCTCCATGACCGCGAAGGGACGCTGATCCGGCCGCTCACCGCCGGTGAATGGATGGTGGATGCGATCGCGGGGGTCGACGAGAAAAAGAGGGTCGTCTATTTCCTCGGCACGCGCGACGGCGCGACCGAAAAGCACCTCTATGTCGTCTCGCTCGACGGCGGCGAGCCGCGGCGGATCACGGTCGCGCCGGGCATGCACCACGTGATCATGGATCACGGCTGCGCGCGCTTCATCGACATCCACGACGGCCGCGGATTGCCGCCTTCGGTCTCGCTTTGCAGGGCGGAGGACGGCTCGCGGATGGCGTCGATCCACGAGGAGCGCGATCCGCGCATCGACGCGCTCGGGCTCACCCCTCCGGAGATCGTGAGCCTGAAGAGCCGCGACGGGGTCACGCTCCACGGCGCGCTCTATCGCCCCCCGGCCCATTTCGGCCCCGGGCCCCACCCGACGATCGTGCAGGTCTACGGCGGGCCGCACGTGCAGCTCGTCACGAGCGGCTTCGCGCCCACGATTTACATGCGGGCCCAGCACCTGCGCAGCCTCGGCTTTGTGGTGTTCATCCTCGACAACCGCGGCAGCGCGCGGCGCGGGGTGGCGTTCGAGGGCGCGATCAAGCACGACGCGGGCCGCGTCGAGGTCGAGGACCAGGTCGACGGCGTGGGCTGGCTCGTGGAGCAGGGCCTCGCCGATCCGGGGCGCGTCGGGATCTACGGCTGGAGCTACGGCGGCTACCTGGCCGCGATGGCGCTCTGCCGCGCCCCGGAGACGTTCAAGGCCGCGGTCTCGGGGGCTCCGGTGACACATTGGGACGGCTACGACACCCATTACACCGAGCGCTACATGGGCCTGCCGGCGGACAACCCCGAGGGCTACGCAAGGAGCAGCGTCATGCACCACGTCGACGCCATGCGCGGCAAGCTCCTGCTCGTGCACGGGCTCATCGACGAGAACGTTCATTTCCGCCACACCGCGCGGCTCATCAACGCGCTCATCCGGGCGAAGAAGCCCTACGATCTGCTGCTCTTCCCCGACGAGCGCCACATGCCCCGCGCCCGAGCGGACAGGCTCTACATGGAAGAGCGCATCCGCGATTTCTTCGTAGCAAATCTCTGA
- a CDS encoding DUF6968 family protein gives MAERELEYRPKQGGRRRKIVVRLGAAVFDPRRDSWRVDIQINGPKRGQEFRSHASGVDSMGAVVAAIWLVSVCLRGILNDCPGDVTFLDDPDLGFYLAPPEGYGPEQDA, from the coding sequence ATGGCAGAACGGGAACTCGAGTATCGGCCCAAGCAGGGAGGTCGACGAAGGAAGATCGTGGTTCGCCTCGGCGCCGCGGTGTTTGACCCACGGCGAGATAGCTGGCGTGTCGACATCCAGATCAATGGGCCGAAGCGAGGACAGGAGTTCCGTAGCCATGCGTCAGGCGTGGACTCCATGGGGGCCGTCGTCGCTGCGATTTGGCTGGTTTCGGTGTGTCTGCGTGGAATCCTGAACGATTGCCCTGGGGACGTTACGTTCTTGGATGATCCCGACTTAGGATTTTACCTTGCGCCGCCTGAAGGGTACGGGCCGGAGCAGGATGCTTAG
- a CDS encoding PHB depolymerase family esterase → MIAPRRLPAAVLSGALAFALAAADARAEPARRKDYPCKGCLFDPPPAQDGKAPLLVVLHGDAPGRGTPKVERDASPWARPAAERGVALFAPMCPRELGCRAGSFWQWDQGDPPGWIAEQIDAIAKDHAIDPERVWIAGWSGGASFLGWHFARLGDRYAAVIFVGGGIPPRSAECPSCALPAYFLVGDKNPLHHLAVGLRDRVASCEGERVWDLLPGKHHAGEWAALAAPGKAASLLDWLAKHPRACRAEAEKPAVSPPASPPSASASAPSPSPPQPSPAPSSVPVPRVAPGSCGCSVPGGAEGADSSHAAMALAACLAWRGRRHARSSSKMVTGAR, encoded by the coding sequence ATGATCGCGCCGCGGCGCCTCCCCGCCGCGGTGCTCTCGGGGGCGCTCGCGTTTGCCCTCGCCGCCGCGGATGCGCGCGCCGAGCCCGCGCGCCGCAAAGATTATCCGTGCAAGGGCTGCCTGTTCGATCCGCCGCCGGCGCAGGACGGCAAGGCGCCGCTGCTGGTCGTGCTGCACGGCGACGCGCCAGGACGCGGGACGCCGAAGGTCGAGCGCGACGCCTCCCCCTGGGCCCGTCCCGCGGCCGAGCGAGGGGTCGCGCTCTTCGCGCCGATGTGCCCGCGCGAGCTCGGCTGTCGCGCGGGAAGCTTCTGGCAATGGGATCAGGGTGATCCGCCGGGGTGGATCGCCGAGCAGATCGACGCAATCGCGAAGGACCACGCGATCGACCCCGAGCGTGTGTGGATCGCGGGCTGGTCGGGCGGCGCGTCGTTCCTCGGCTGGCATTTCGCGCGGCTCGGGGACCGATATGCGGCCGTGATCTTCGTGGGCGGCGGCATTCCCCCGCGCAGCGCCGAATGCCCGTCCTGCGCGCTGCCGGCCTATTTTCTCGTGGGCGACAAGAACCCGCTGCACCACCTCGCGGTCGGGCTGCGCGATCGCGTGGCCTCGTGCGAGGGCGAGCGCGTCTGGGATCTCTTGCCCGGCAAGCATCACGCGGGCGAGTGGGCCGCGCTCGCGGCGCCCGGCAAGGCAGCAAGCCTGCTCGATTGGCTCGCCAAACACCCCCGGGCCTGCCGCGCGGAGGCCGAAAAACCTGCGGTTTCTCCTCCGGCGTCGCCGCCTTCCGCCTCCGCCTCCGCGCCCTCCCCCTCGCCGCCCCAGCCCTCGCCTGCGCCCTCCTCCGTGCCCGTGCCCCGCGTGGCGCCGGGCAGCTGCGGGTGCTCGGTGCCCGGAGGGGCCGAGGGCGCGGATTCATCCCATGCCGCGATGGCCCTCGCGGCGTGCTTGGCGTGGCGGGGGCGTCGTCATGCGCGCAGCTCCTCGAAAATGGTGACCGGAGCCCGGTAG